CCACGTTCCACTGATGTTTTCCTAATCCTACAATTTTGACTGACTGTTTCTTTTGCAACTCTCTCTCCTCTTGTTGAGTTTTTAAACAATTTAAAACATTGTTCTCTTCCTACAACGTCCATACATTTCATAATTTCAAACTAAAAGATGATTCTTTAGAAAAATGAACATGAATTATTAAAGAGAGAGAACATCGTTCTCAATCTGGCTTTTGGTTTCGTTTGAAAATTccgaatttttatattttctcttgTGACCACCACCTTATATTGTACTTCACTATTTTACAGATAAAACAATTTAATTATGGATAAGGCAGTATTTACCACTTACGACCCTTCTAAAAGTGAAGCCTGTTCTCGCAGACTATGTCACTGAATGCAGTATCAAGTGAACCATTTGCAACGCTAACTTCAGTGAGAAACCTATCAAGTTCCATATAAGAACATCAGCCATCTACCTATATGGATCTCAGGAAAATCGAACTCTGTACGAAGCACCTTCTCCAAAGTACTGAGAAGACATGAGAGAAGAGAAATAAGCCTGCATTCAGAACCATCAACCTAAACTTCGCCCCCTAAATGCTTAGAACATTATCTATCGGAAAATCAACTTAAACATTGCCCCCTAAATACCTTTCAGAAATATCTTCCTGGTTCGATAACTTCTTCTATAAAAAGGCTAACCAATTCTTGGAATGTAAACTACAGCTTGGCTTAATAAACCTGGTGGTATCAAGGCACGGAAAAAGAAGCAGCTCAACATCCACTAAGCCGAAAATGCAGAAACATAGCTGAATGTAACTATAATCGAGCATGGGTACCTGATGTAGTATCCCCAACAAAATGAATCACAAAACTCTGTCATCTTATAGCTCATCAGATTCATAATTTTTTGCATAGACAACGTAAGTCCAAAGCTCAAGTTACTTCATGAACTTCCTTTATAGACTCTTTGTTACTGGAATTTAGAATTCATGTGTTTCTCATATAATCAGAAAAAGAGGTCAAAAGTTTTTTGTCCAGTTTTTCTATGAAGATGTGTTTTACATCATGACTGTCGAAACTTACTAAAGATATATGATTCTAGCCTACAAAGTATTATACAGGTTATAAAGCAACACTAACCTTGTATTTGCAAAAGGTTAAAATAATCTTGTCCAGATTGTCAGCTCCAGTAAAAAGGCTATCTACTAAATCCCGTAGCACCTATCGATCTAGCTAAACCCTGATtcaattaatcaaaaaaaaaaaattattttaataatGCACACTTTAAAGCACTAGACATCTGTTATATGCAAACATAATGAAAATTAAACATTATATAATTAATGATTCAATTCATGATGAGAAACCTAATCTTTTAACAACATTGTTCTTTCAAATTCGCATTAATCCTTGTCTGCCTTTATCTAGCTCACTCTGTCATGATGGTAGCAATGTAGATAATACTCTATGTAAAAGCAACATAGTATGAATTCTGTTTTTTGAGTATTAAATTCATGTTCAGAAAAATCTTGGTGGCAACATAAGTTTCCAGGCTGTTGCAATGATTAGAGATGTTAGAATGGAGATTCTTTTAGATGGTAACTGGAAAAGCTCTATAAGGTATGTGGTTACTCCAGTATActtgatatattattttatttatggCCACCATAATTGCTCTAAGTTTTTCAGTTGTAGTCTGAAGGTATAAGTTATCTAGAGTCTGTAAGATGCTCTATAGTCTCTTATCTTGGGTTTCTGGTGATTGTTGTATTAGCAAATTTTACTTAGCATTTGTTACGCAGTGGAATTCATTTGATGGTCATGATCAAGCAACGGTTCCTACATTGACAACTCAGTTTATAGAAAGAGGCTTGGCGACTTAGACAGGTGTTAATTCAAAAGTTCTTAGTTGATTTTGATGTTGCTAGAGGAAAAATTACACGCACACCTTCGCACAACAGCATTCTTGAAACAACACAGCCATAATACCCGAAACCAACTCAAGATTCCATGGCCAGGCAAAGTTATGCAAGGTCtggtaccaaaaaaaaaaaaattaaaacaacctTGCGTAATCAAGACTAAAAAACAAAGATTCCAACAAAAAAGAATCAAATATTAGGGTTCACAGCTGCACGGATAAATGACACATGCATGAATGAGATAAAGACGTCAAGACATAATCAAACGAAAACACCATTGCTAATATTTGTTGTGTATCTTAACCGAATTTTCGGCGAAGATGTCGACTGAGGTAATCAAAGCATTTCACATATCAAAGGATCTCGCAAGAAAACTCTTGTTTATTAAGTATATGTTACTGTGGATTCTATTACGTGCAACACATCTCaaagggttatatatatatatatatattatttttaggCCCAACTTGTTGCTCGGTTACCAACTAAAAACTCCtttgtgtaaaaaaaaaaaaaaaaaaacattattacaTATAATATTTTTAGGCCATGTAATTATGCATCTAGTACTTATGCATATACTTATGTCCTACGTTATCTGTTGCAAACTTACCAACAACGGAAatttaatatttaaaaaattgatacaatTGTCAACATAATACGTCCATACCATGCACACATCAGTTGCGCGGTATTGATTTATTTAGTGACTATTTTATTGCAACAAAATTGGTGACTATTTTATTGCAACAAAATTGGTGACTCTGAGTTATAGGCGGAACAGAGAAAATTTAGTATGTTCTCATTTTACACACCTTGGATTTAGTTTCATGCACTAGTTGTCTCTCACATTACCAATCACCTTGGACGTGCAGTTATACGGGCTTGCACATGCAAACCCTTGGATGGATACAGTTTCAATGGCTGGGAACACACTTTTTTGTTGAATTCCCGGAAATTGAATTGGTTTTAGTATTTCGATAAACATCAATATTGTGAAGTGAAAGAAGTTATTTTTGATAAATCCACTGCTGGTTGTTATAAAATaaaatgcaacaaaaaaaaaattaagatggCAGATGACTTACAACCGAAGAAATCTAAACAGACGATAAAAATTTGATCCACAAAAACACAATATACAAACAGTTTCACTAAGAAGACATGTAGTTTTCTAATATATATGGATAATCACTAAGCATCAAATGAATATTAATAAGCTAGTAATTGAGTGCAAATGATTAAACCACCTATAGCAATCACACGTAGAAATATTATGACTGGTTAGTAGACAACCATGTGGCATGTGGGTAACAAAAGCGATTCTGTAACATGAAGATAGCTTTCTGTTCTTTTTCATTTCAATCAAAGAGTGAAATGACAGTCATTGTTCCTAATAAGAGAATCAAACTATTACCCGGATCGGATATATCACCAAAAATAGTGAAGTTACAAAAGATAGTATGCTTGCACCATCGATAGATCCTATGGGAATCACCACTGAACCAACACAGAAATCTACGTCCCGATATGTACACTTGTACAATCTGAGGAATGAGTGCTTTCAATCTTCTCTTTTTCAACTCTTCAAATAGGTCTGCTTGTGCAAGCTTCTGAAAACAGCCGCTCAGTATTACTTGCTTTAAAAAAACAAACATCGACGGGAGGACCTGAAAATTAGTGCTTTAAAAATACAAACACAACAAGAAATGAGGCCTTATgaattactactacaacaaccgaACTTTCAAAATCTTCAAAGAGACAGTATTCCACTTCTAATTAATACCGAGAAACACACCTTATTCATGTACGCAAATAACTTAGACACAGCAAGATGTACCTTTTTGGATTTTTTCGAAAGTCGTTGAGCCGAGATAACCGATAACACTGGAAATACATGGAATGGCCTGCATATTTTTTAAGCAACATTTACTTACTCATATCAGTATACAACTATCTAAATCAAGCAAATTTACTATTAAAAGACGTGGTACAAACAATCTTACCAAGGCAGAAACCAACAACATAATCGGACTAACTTTCAGCATCTGACTTGCCATTTCTTCTATCTGCAGCCCACTCGAAGCCATCATCTATTTCGAAGACAAAAAATGTACAAAAGTTAGACCACAATACGCAAAAAATCACTAATTATAGATAATCAAATAAAATTGACTTTCTAGAGAAAAATCACCAAAAAGACTCTCATTGAGAACATATATAGAATCATCAATATACGGAGCAATGAACTACAAATTAATCGAGAGTTTTTAGAATTTCCCAACTTTAATCGAGTAGCTTTAGTTTTACTAAAAATCTCTGAGAATATCCCAActttaggagaagtttagaaagGAATATACCCAGATAAACTACATATCCAACCTTAATAATTGATTTATGTAtgcgaataaataaataaataaacattcttAATTAGTTTAGTTGTAACCCAGATGGTTATTTGATAAGTGGACATAATGAACATACATTTATATACCAACACTTGCATAGCCCTACAGTACACGATGTGGTAGTACATATAACATATCCAACACTGGGATGAAAATTCGCAATGATCAAGGAGTCAATTACCACCGATTGACatggtaaaataaaataaatccagAAAAATAAATCCAGATCAAACAAAAACCCTAACTAAatccagaaaaataaaatatagatCAAACacggaaaaataaacaaaaatcctAATCCaagcttaccaaaaaaaaaaaaaaaacacaattttaaGATACAAACCACTTCATGACGCTAAATTTCAGTTTGGAATTGAGGTATTGAGATTGATGCAATCAATTACTCGAAATAATCAGAAGACAgacttcaaacaaaaaaaaattaggaagTTTTTGACACACCTGATACAATATAATCAACACCGGGCTTCCATTGATAGCTTCTGATGAGTCAAATTCAATCATTACATCACAAAATCACTCAGCAAGGTGAATCGAGacggagaaaaaaaaattcttgtgtTTTGCATAAGAGGTACCGTGGGCGAGGAAGGAAATATTAGCTATATGgcacaaataattttatttgtTTGACCCACACCTCACCCCATAGCCAATCATTCCCAGCCGTCCAAGTCAAACGAAATCCAGACTATAACGACCGCGAGATGACCCTCTCCGATAAATTCTATCCACTGATTGACTCTTTGATCAAGGAGTCAACTACCACGTCTTTTTGTAACTATGATTTACTTATACTTTGTATTTATTAAATCAGGGAAACTTGAAAAGGTTTTGGTGATTTGTTTTTTCAATCACTTTCCTTCCAATTGAAGAAGTCCAAGGAAAACATGATCTGGTTTCAATGGTTGTTGATATTTGATGCACCTCTTTTTTGGTAGTTTGGGCATTTTTCTTAGGTTTCATTACAATTGTAccttttgggctttttatttagATTACAATTATCAATTGGACCAATGAAATAAGGATTTCATTACAATAGGGTCAAGTTCCCCATCTTTTGCATTTTGCCTACAATTGGGTTGGTTACAGCTATTTTTTTCCCATTTCCAAAATAAGAATCAGATTTCAAGAGTTTACCCTAAACTGGCGACCAACCAAAATCGGCACCTAATTCCATTAGAAACTCAAAATACATAGAACTGGAGAAAGATTTCAAAAAGGTTATAaacaatttctgagactaattaaAGACCGAGAGGACTTCAACTATTTCTAACTACTTTGAGATCGATAACAAGGAATtcttacataataatactaatacAGACATAGATAAGTCGGAATTTTTAAGTTACCAGGTTTTACGCCCGCATCTTCTTTCCTGATGGTTCATCGTCATAGTCCCGACCATCATCACCGCCACCTTCTTTATCCATTTTCTTCCTTAATAAGATCTTGTTGATTTTATGCAACTCGTTCGTGAGCTTCTGATCCTTGTTTTGCTTCCTTGTTTTGCGACCATCAGCCATCTTCACACCAAACTGGAATGCAGCTTTAGGCATTGCTTCCTTTTGTTCGTTGTATGTTGCCCATTCTTCCTCAGTCTCAAAGTCCCAGCGATGAAGCCGACCCTTAGCCTGTCCAAAGATAAGATTTTCAAGTTAGAAATTGGTAGTAAAATAAAAATTGTAAGCAACTAAGTCGGAAGAAAGGTCTCACCCGGCCACCCATATCCATTTTTGAcagatcatcttcatcatcgctgCCCACAACTTCACGATTATACTCCTGATAACTAGGATAACATTCAGAATAACTGTCGGATATGAAATTGGGATCCTTTTCCCGAGCATCCTTCTCTCTCAGTTGCTGAAGCCTCTGGTCATCACGTTTGAACACCGATCCTAGGCCTCGATCCTTCTCTTCCTGTGTCATGAAGTGTGGATCTTGTAGAATGGTTGGGTCCCCTTGTGCATCGTAAGTTTGCAGATCTGGCTGGAGGTACTGTTCAGGATAAGCCATTTGTTGTTCAGAGTACTGGTAATTCTGCCACTCTCCTTGGTACCCACTAGCAGCTAACGCGTGTGCTTGTACAGCATCGTATCCATTCTGTGAAACCAAAACATAAAACATGTAGTTACTTCTCTTGCTACCGAAGTCGAACATAGATATTAAATGAACTGCACAAAGAACTTACCATTTGTTGCCAATTCTGAGGATGCTCAGGTGGTGGTGCAACTGGACCATACTCAGGTGGTGGTGCAACTGGACCATACTCAGGTTCGTTGAAATAAGAAGGTCTATCCCTATCTTGAGGAGACTCTTCCATATCCTCTGATGCAGCAGGGCTCATGTCATTGGTGGGAACGGCATAATCGACCCCTTCGCCTACAAATATATCTTCTTCTTCGACTCTTGCAACAATTGGGACTGGCTTCTCTATTTTGCCGGCGAAATTTCggggaagtggtggtggtggtggcaagaTCTCCATTTCATTCCGATGATTCGGCATTCCACGTTCAGGCAATGGTGGTTtctcatcttcatcataatcattggCAAGAGCAGAGATCTTTGCTGTAACAGAAACAAAATTTGTTAACATGAAAGTTATAGGCAGCCTTTCCACTCAAAGGAGTCAAAACCATCGGAAAGACAAAACAGATACCTTTTACATCTTCTTtgactttcttctttttcttcagaaCCTTTCCCGATGTCCCAAGACGGAGATATGACATTATTTTAGAAATTCGTTCTAGCACAGAACCATCAACACTGACAGTGACCAGTTCCTGCACAAGTAAGGAAACAGCATATTCCAAAAATCAACATCGAATTAACGAAGGAGATATGATTTACAGAAAAGAAAGGGATGTTCAACATAGAAAACACACCTCAGGATCTGGGCAGTCAGCTTTACTTCTATGCACTGTTGTAGGAATATCGTGAGAAAAGTTCTCCTCCTATATTGCATCAAACTAACGTCAGAAGTGTTATTTTGAGAGCTTAATAAGGACTGAGTGTACAATGCAAGACCAAATATAAAGACATGATAATCTGCTATCAGAATCAGAGTAACTCGGCGGGTAAAAGTCACCTATAAGTAGGCTCCACAGATGAACAGTGGACACCCTTTAGATTGTCTTCAAATATGTACTTGAGTAACaacataaagacaaaaagaaaagaaaacagctTCGTGGATTTTGCTAAAGTAAATTTTTTAACTATTGTCTAGAGAGCTTGCTGTTTCATCCTATTTATTTATGGTATGAGTTGTTGACAACTGGAATAGTTTCCATAGCATCTCAGCAGGCACAAAACCACTCCACATAAATGAAACCAGAAATATCTTATGAGTGCTAATACTTAAGCTTTCTAATAAATTCCCCAGACGTTCGTGACGGATAAAATCTACCATGAATGAGAACATCTACTAAACAAATCAGTTCAAGACACTTCGCAATCCACCTTTCATACAAGAACTATAATCTCTCCAAGGAGCATCAGAAATTCTTAAAAAAATCTGAAGAGCATGTGCAAAAGATTATTACCATGTTGAAGATAAATGACATTCGACCAGGAAGAAACATCTCATTCAACTTGACAGTAGTCTGAGGCTTGACAATCCATTGATACACTGACTGAAACCAAGAAAGTGAGAAACCAATGTCAGAAACCAGCCCCATTCTAACCTACGGTAACTTCAAAGCACTACAAGTCAAAAGTTCATCACAAATCCACATTCTGTATAAGATAACACACCTTTGCAGTCGCAGTACGAAAAGTCACAGCATGGTCTTCCTTCGCAACTTTGctgcacaacaacaacaacaacaaattcagTAAAACACCCCATCcgataaaacaacaacaacatcacccaaCACACAAATTACTGAAAAGCAGCAAAGTATTCATTGACTCACCTAGTCTTTCCATCAGTTTCCTCCCCAGCTTCCGGTTTCTTAATCTCACTACGCACTTTGTTAAGCAAAGCATAATCCAATCCCTTCACCAAATGTGTATGTTCCACATCACCTACACAAAACAAAACAACCACTCAATACACAATTTGCATATAATTAACCATCTCTCCAACACCTATAGCTACAAATTTCATACAATCTCTCTGTGCGCAGGATTAGAATCAAAAACACAAATTACCTCCGAGATACTTCGAATTCTCGATAGATATCTTCATAGCCTCTTCAGGTCTAAGATCAACAGCACCAGGAGGAGCAACAGCATGAAATGAACCCAATTCAGACGCTTCATAATCAGGATTCTGATCTTCTCTTCGCTCCTTAGCTCTGTCTCGATATTTGGGCAATTCAgcttcttctggtttctcttctcctcctctatCTTTCTCCCTATCAAAATTTCAAACAGATTCAGTCATAATAAATACCCTAATTCTCAATTTCATCAATTAAAATCCAGAATAATGAAGAGGAAAAAAAGGGGTTTCTGACTTTTTGCGATTCATCATCTTCTCTTTGTAATGATTCTTCTTTGATGAAGACATCTTTGATTGGAATGGAAATTTCTCGTCCTCCTGGGATACAAAATTTTGCAGGTGATTTTTGGTTATCTAGGGTTTATGGTGGAGAGCGAGCTCTGTGTGGAGAAGTGAAGATGGAGAAGAGGGGTTGTTTATTGTGTGTAGAATATAAATCAAGGGGGGCTGATATAAATTTCGTACAAGTTAAAGTGACCAAATTGCCCCGACGGCACCAAGGTTAACCTATGTCTACAAAAACCGGAATAAGCAGCCGAGTTATAGTTATTCAGATGGGATAGAACAGAGTCCTAGACTACTTCATTTTATTTTAGGCAATATTTTAGAAATTCTTAAACAATTACATGATTCGGACCAAActtttccttcatttttttttgttattctgATGTTTGAATCGAGGTCTGATGTTAAATTCGTAATCTGACAGACTTGACTCGTTTATCTGACTCAAAAGTTTTGATTCAAAGGCTCCCCTGTCTGACTCAAGAGTTACAATGTTATCTAATAAATTTTGCATGTAATAAACCAAATTATGAACCAAATACAAAGGAATTGGTTGAGCTAGAAAAAAAGCGAGCACGTAAAACATTGTGATTATTATGTGGTTCATGACAGAAAATTCTCAATCTGGGCATAATCGTTGTAGTGAACTATAAGACGCCTCAACTTGTCGATGAAAGA
This genomic interval from Papaver somniferum cultivar HN1 unplaced genomic scaffold, ASM357369v1 unplaced-scaffold_107, whole genome shotgun sequence contains the following:
- the LOC113328221 gene encoding suppressor of mec-8 and unc-52 protein homolog 2-like; this translates as MSSSKKNHYKEKMMNRKKEKDRGGEEKPEEAELPKYRDRAKERREDQNPDYEASELGSFHAVAPPGAVDLRPEEAMKISIENSKYLGGDVEHTHLVKGLDYALLNKVRSEIKKPEAGEETDGKTSKVAKEDHAVTFRTATAKSVYQWIVKPQTTVKLNEMFLPGRMSFIFNMEENFSHDIPTTVHRSKADCPDPEELVTVSVDGSVLERISKIMSYLRLGTSGKVLKKKKKVKEDVKAKISALANDYDEDEKPPLPERGMPNHRNEMEILPPPPPLPRNFAGKIEKPVPIVARVEEEDIFVGEGVDYAVPTNDMSPAASEDMEESPQDRDRPSYFNEPEYGPVAPPPEYGPVAPPPEHPQNWQQMNGYDAVQAHALAASGYQGEWQNYQYSEQQMAYPEQYLQPDLQTYDAQGDPTILQDPHFMTQEEKDRGLGSVFKRDDQRLQQLREKDAREKDPNFISDSYSECYPSYQEYNREVVGSDDEDDLSKMDMGGRAKGRLHRWDFETEEEWATYNEQKEAMPKAAFQFGVKMADGRKTRKQNKDQKLTNELHKINKILLRKKMDKEGGGDDGRDYDDEPSGKKMRA